A genomic stretch from Flavobacterium humidisoli includes:
- a CDS encoding BatD family protein: MKRYLILFLLTFQGLMAQVQFEARVSKNSLGINERLRIDFIMNVDGDNFEQPSFDGFKMVAGPSQQISQSWINGRSSFQKIYSYILQPERKGVVTIKQAAIEFNGQVYKTNPIKVTVTNAVAQERDPNDRPPGSGNELLTLVAEISKTNPYLNEPITAVYKLYFNNIGVTGFKELAKPKYNDFWNQNIDIKQLAIEEGNFQGQKCYYVILKKTILYPQKSGKLTIEPLSLDIGVQLPTNRRDMFGQMIITEDNKIVSAGAKTINVRPLPESTKPEGFTGAVGRLNFTVTPSKTTLKNGEGLDLIVSAQGTGNMKLFTLPKPVVPNALEMYDPVHDEQVTTSLSGMSGRITDKYTIVPQYRGKYAIKPMQFSYFDLSSGTYKTITSKEIMIDVLDGPTPAEANPGASASKNAVAKADQFKNIKPRTALIPIEKKDFYDSNLYLGLLFAPFIIIPIIILARKKKEAMDSDVTGNRIRMNNKLAKKYLSQAKKHLNNKEPFYIALEKAMHNFLKAKLHIETSEMSKDNIRELLLSRNANPETVQNFIALTENCEFARYAPASSASIQQDYDKAVLIISELEKQIV; the protein is encoded by the coding sequence ATGAAAAGATATTTAATTCTATTTCTACTCACTTTTCAAGGACTTATGGCTCAAGTACAATTTGAAGCCAGAGTCAGCAAAAACTCGCTTGGAATAAACGAAAGACTTCGTATAGATTTCATCATGAATGTTGACGGAGATAACTTCGAGCAACCTTCTTTTGATGGGTTTAAAATGGTTGCAGGACCAAGCCAACAGATTAGTCAGTCTTGGATAAATGGGCGAAGCTCTTTTCAGAAAATATATTCTTACATCTTGCAACCTGAGAGAAAAGGAGTTGTCACAATTAAGCAGGCAGCAATAGAATTCAATGGTCAGGTTTACAAAACAAATCCGATTAAGGTTACGGTGACCAATGCCGTGGCTCAAGAAAGAGATCCAAACGACAGACCTCCAGGATCTGGAAATGAATTATTGACTCTTGTTGCCGAAATTTCAAAAACAAATCCGTATCTAAACGAGCCAATAACAGCTGTTTACAAATTGTATTTCAATAATATTGGAGTTACAGGATTTAAAGAATTGGCAAAACCTAAATACAATGATTTCTGGAACCAGAACATTGATATCAAACAATTGGCAATTGAAGAAGGAAATTTCCAAGGCCAAAAATGTTATTATGTTATCCTGAAAAAAACCATTTTATATCCTCAAAAATCAGGAAAACTTACTATTGAACCTCTTTCACTGGATATTGGCGTGCAATTGCCAACAAATCGTCGTGATATGTTTGGTCAAATGATTATTACAGAAGACAATAAAATAGTTTCTGCTGGAGCAAAAACAATCAATGTAAGACCTCTTCCAGAAAGCACAAAACCAGAAGGATTTACTGGAGCAGTCGGAAGATTGAATTTTACCGTTACTCCATCCAAAACAACACTTAAAAATGGTGAAGGTCTTGACTTAATCGTAAGTGCACAAGGAACTGGAAATATGAAGTTGTTTACGCTTCCAAAACCAGTTGTTCCAAATGCATTAGAAATGTACGATCCTGTTCACGACGAACAAGTAACGACTTCTCTAAGTGGCATGTCTGGAAGAATCACAGACAAATATACTATTGTACCACAATACCGAGGAAAATATGCGATAAAACCAATGCAGTTCTCTTATTTCGATTTGAGTTCTGGTACTTATAAAACCATCACTTCAAAAGAAATTATGATTGATGTTTTGGACGGGCCAACACCTGCTGAAGCAAATCCAGGAGCATCGGCTTCTAAAAATGCTGTGGCAAAAGCAGATCAATTCAAAAATATTAAACCTAGAACAGCATTAATTCCTATTGAGAAAAAAGATTTTTACGACTCAAACTTATATTTAGGATTATTGTTTGCTCCATTTATCATTATTCCGATAATCATTTTAGCTAGAAAGAAAAAAGAAGCTATGGATAGTGATGTTACTGGAAATAGAATTAGAATGAACAATAAGCTGGCGAAGAAATATTTATCGCAAGCGAAGAAACATCTTAACAACAAAGAGCCTTTCTATATTGCACTTGAAAAAGCTATGCATAATTTCTTGAAAGCAAAACTGCATATCGAAACTTCAGAAATGAGTAAAGACAATATTAGAGAATTGCTGTTATCTAGAAATGCAAATCCAGAAACGGTTCAGAATTTTATTGCTCTAACTGAAAACTGCGAATTTGCACGTTATGCACCAGCATCAAGCGCTTCAATTCAACAGGATTATGATAAGGCTGTATTGATTATTTCTGAACTAGAAAAACAGATTGTTTAA
- a CDS encoding 5-formyltetrahydrofolate cyclo-ligase — MPTSKKELRIEYKNFRKALSFDEVEEKSLAITNQLIQMPIWDKIYYHVFLPIEEHKEVNTEFVLHLLSGKDKEILISKSDFETRKMTHFLLTDNTKIKKNEYNIPEPVDGIEVASTKVEVVFVPLLAFDVFGNRIGYGKGFYDKFLAECKPETLKIGLSFFEAVSQIDDVFESDIKLNYCVTPDKIYKF, encoded by the coding sequence ATGCCGACGAGTAAAAAAGAACTTCGAATAGAATACAAAAATTTTCGCAAAGCACTTTCTTTTGATGAAGTAGAAGAGAAGAGTTTGGCAATTACAAACCAATTGATTCAAATGCCAATTTGGGATAAAATTTATTATCATGTTTTTCTTCCGATTGAAGAGCATAAAGAAGTCAACACCGAATTTGTTCTGCATTTGCTTTCTGGAAAAGACAAAGAAATCCTGATTTCTAAAAGTGATTTTGAAACTAGAAAAATGACGCATTTTCTATTGACAGATAATACCAAAATTAAAAAGAACGAATATAATATTCCAGAACCTGTTGACGGAATTGAAGTTGCGTCTACTAAAGTAGAAGTAGTTTTTGTACCACTTTTAGCTTTTGATGTTTTTGGAAATAGAATTGGTTACGGAAAAGGTTTCTACGATAAATTTCTTGCCGAGTGTAAGCCTGAAACCTTAAAAATAGGGCTTTCTTTTTTTGAAGCTGTTAGCCAGATTGATGATGTTTTTGAATCGGATATCAAATTAAATTATTGCGTTACTCCTGATAAAATTTATAAATTTTAA
- a CDS encoding succinylglutamate desuccinylase/aspartoacylase family protein, producing MKNSTPLVIFGESILPGEHRTINVEIARLHTTTKLNIPVIVRRSKNEGPTVLFSAGIHGDEINGVEIVRQIISKKINRPACGTIICIPVINMYGFVNKSREFPDGRDLNRVFPGSKKGSLASRFAYHIVEEILPILDYAVDFHAGGASRFNAPQIRITENNPELKVLADIFNAPFTLYSKNINGSFRKTSESANVKMLLFEGGKSLDINNEIANHGVLGTKRLLHYLGMLDSKQIMEPALTPSIYIKQSVWLRAKCSGLLHDFNLIGKFVTKGTILAIITDPFGKFEQKIKAPHDGYVINANHSPIVYEGDAIYHLSKTPDNADE from the coding sequence ATGAAAAATAGTACTCCATTGGTTATTTTTGGCGAATCGATTTTGCCAGGGGAACACAGGACGATAAACGTCGAAATTGCTCGGCTTCATACTACAACAAAACTAAATATTCCTGTTATTGTTCGTCGTTCCAAGAACGAAGGACCGACTGTTTTATTTTCTGCCGGAATACACGGAGACGAAATTAACGGCGTTGAAATTGTTCGTCAGATTATCAGTAAAAAAATCAACAGACCTGCATGCGGTACAATAATCTGTATCCCAGTAATTAACATGTATGGTTTTGTGAATAAATCTCGCGAGTTCCCAGACGGACGCGACTTGAATCGTGTTTTTCCAGGAAGTAAAAAAGGTTCGCTTGCCAGTAGATTTGCTTATCATATTGTCGAAGAAATTTTGCCAATTTTAGATTATGCAGTCGATTTTCATGCGGGCGGAGCAAGCCGATTCAATGCGCCACAAATTAGAATCACAGAAAATAATCCGGAACTGAAAGTTTTGGCCGATATTTTTAATGCGCCATTTACACTTTATTCTAAAAATATAAACGGTTCTTTTAGAAAAACTTCTGAAAGTGCCAACGTAAAAATGCTTCTTTTTGAAGGAGGAAAATCTTTAGATATCAATAATGAAATTGCAAATCATGGTGTTTTAGGAACAAAACGTTTGCTCCATTATCTAGGAATGTTAGATTCTAAACAAATTATGGAGCCCGCCTTAACACCTTCTATTTACATCAAACAATCGGTTTGGCTTCGAGCAAAATGTTCGGGTTTGCTTCATGATTTTAATCTGATCGGAAAATTTGTAACCAAAGGCACTATCTTGGCGATTATTACAGATCCGTTTGGGAAGTTTGAGCAAAAAATCAAAGCGCCGCACGATGGTTATGTAATTAATGCCAATCATTCGCCAATTGTCTATGAAGGCGATGCCATTTATCATTTATCTAAAACTCCAGACAATGCCGACGAGTAA
- a CDS encoding VWA domain-containing protein, producing MRNLNFFMMALLVLTIFGCKKADYATGEIVDSTAVAVTTDLMEEENYIPETNTESYAELEENPFESPLKEPLSTFSIDVDNASYTNIRRFINEGQKVPKDAVRVEEMINFFKYKYPQPDGQHPFSINTEYSDCPWNKSSRLLKIGLQGKDIPMANLPATNLVFLVDVSGSMDEQNKLPLLKESMKVLVKELRSIDKVSIVVYAGSAGVVLAPTSGDNKDEIMDAFDDLHAGGSTAGGEGIELAYKLAQQNFIKEGNNRVVIATDGDFNVGASSDDDMLKLIEQKRESGVFLTVLGFGMGNYKDSKMEILADKGNGNYAYIDNIQEANRFLGKEFKGSMFAIAKDVKIQIEFNPNHVQAYRLIGYENRKLNAEDFKNDKIDAGELGSGHSVTALYEIVPTGVESDYVPSDLKYTKTEKVAGNHSDELATVKFRYKKPDGNKSIEIVNVIADKKTDLENSSQDFKFTTAVSWFGLKLRESKYIANSSSSDIKRLAKSGLSNDEEGYRSEFVRLVDAVN from the coding sequence ATGAGAAATCTTAATTTCTTTATGATGGCATTACTTGTACTTACTATTTTCGGCTGTAAGAAAGCTGATTACGCTACAGGGGAAATTGTTGATTCTACTGCAGTTGCAGTAACTACAGATTTAATGGAAGAGGAAAATTATATTCCTGAAACCAATACAGAAAGCTACGCAGAATTAGAAGAAAATCCGTTTGAATCTCCGCTTAAAGAACCGCTTTCTACTTTTTCTATAGATGTTGATAATGCATCTTATACCAATATTCGCAGATTTATAAACGAAGGCCAGAAAGTTCCAAAAGATGCCGTTCGTGTCGAAGAAATGATTAATTTCTTTAAATACAAATATCCACAGCCAGATGGTCAGCATCCGTTTTCTATTAACACAGAATACAGTGATTGTCCTTGGAATAAAAGCAGCCGATTGCTAAAGATCGGTTTGCAGGGAAAAGACATTCCTATGGCGAATCTGCCGGCTACTAATTTGGTTTTTTTAGTTGATGTTTCGGGTTCGATGGATGAGCAGAATAAATTACCGTTGCTGAAAGAATCAATGAAAGTTTTAGTAAAAGAACTTCGAAGCATTGATAAAGTTTCGATTGTGGTTTATGCGGGATCTGCGGGAGTGGTTTTAGCGCCAACCTCTGGAGATAATAAAGATGAAATTATGGATGCTTTTGATGATTTACATGCAGGCGGAAGTACGGCAGGCGGAGAAGGAATCGAATTAGCGTACAAATTGGCACAGCAAAATTTTATCAAAGAGGGCAATAATAGAGTTGTGATCGCTACTGATGGTGATTTTAATGTTGGTGCTTCATCAGATGATGATATGCTGAAATTGATTGAACAAAAAAGAGAATCTGGAGTTTTCTTAACCGTTCTTGGATTTGGAATGGGAAATTACAAAGACAGTAAAATGGAAATTCTTGCCGATAAAGGAAACGGAAATTACGCTTACATTGATAACATTCAAGAGGCAAATCGTTTTCTTGGAAAAGAATTTAAAGGTTCTATGTTTGCTATCGCAAAAGATGTAAAAATCCAAATAGAGTTTAATCCGAATCACGTTCAAGCGTATCGATTGATTGGTTATGAAAACCGCAAATTAAATGCTGAAGATTTTAAAAATGATAAAATTGATGCAGGTGAATTAGGCAGCGGGCACTCGGTTACGGCTTTGTATGAGATTGTTCCAACTGGCGTAGAAAGTGATTATGTTCCTTCAGATTTAAAATATACTAAAACAGAGAAAGTAGCTGGAAATCATAGTGATGAATTAGCCACAGTAAAATTTAGGTATAAAAAACCTGATGGCAACAAAAGTATTGAAATTGTAAATGTAATTGCAGACAAGAAAACGGACTTAGAAAACAGTTCTCAAGATTTCAAATTCACGACTGCAGTTTCTTGGTTCGGATTAAAATTACGTGAATCAAAATATATAGCAAACAGTTCAAGTTCTGATATCAAAAGATTAGCAAAATCGGGTTTGTCAAACGACGAAGAAGGTTACAGATCTGAATTTGTACGATTGGTTGATGCAGTAAATTAA
- a CDS encoding tetratricopeptide repeat protein, producing MKNILYLFLFISQVFFAQGRFESANALYQKGQYKEAAQVYENIIKEDKLHSAEVYFNLGNCYYKLNQVAPSIYNYEKALVLKPNDPETLNNLKFAKKLTIDEIKEVPKVGFAKLIQNFTSIFDYNTWAKISVVLGFVFLLSFIGYYFSNATLAKRIYFVGMFIILVAFALSISAGMSEKNHFENDRVAIVFSELSQVRHEPKKSSNGIILLHEGAKVYVLESIAGWKKIELTDGTQGWIDSSTIKEVK from the coding sequence ATGAAAAACATACTATATCTCTTTTTATTCATCTCGCAGGTTTTCTTTGCGCAAGGTCGCTTTGAATCGGCTAATGCATTGTACCAAAAAGGACAGTACAAAGAAGCGGCGCAGGTTTATGAAAACATCATTAAAGAAGATAAATTACATTCTGCTGAAGTGTATTTTAATCTTGGAAACTGTTATTACAAACTAAATCAGGTTGCGCCTTCGATTTACAATTATGAAAAGGCTTTGGTTTTGAAACCAAACGATCCTGAGACTTTAAACAACTTAAAATTTGCTAAAAAACTAACGATTGACGAAATCAAAGAAGTGCCAAAAGTAGGTTTTGCCAAACTGATTCAGAACTTTACTTCTATTTTTGACTATAATACTTGGGCCAAAATTTCTGTTGTGCTTGGTTTTGTATTTTTGTTGAGTTTTATTGGGTATTATTTTTCGAATGCTACACTTGCAAAAAGAATTTATTTTGTCGGAATGTTTATCATTTTGGTGGCTTTTGCTTTAAGCATTTCAGCAGGAATGTCTGAAAAAAATCATTTTGAAAACGATCGTGTTGCCATTGTTTTTTCTGAATTAAGCCAAGTTAGACATGAACCTAAAAAATCTTCGAATGGAATTATTTTATTGCATGAAGGAGCAAAAGTATATGTTTTGGAAAGTATTGCAGGCTGGAAAAAAATCGAATTAACAGATGGAACTCAAGGATGGATAGATTCTTCAACGATTAAAGAAGTGAAATAA